The stretch of DNA tgggattTGTCTTATAAGTAGTTTTTCCGATATTGATCAGATGTGAAGTCtatttattgaagagtaaCGAAATCACctttcgccatcttagatgcaacgccatcttgtaattttccgacatttttcATAGAACTACctttaaacacaaaaataggtttttctcaggatctactgaatggattttgatggagttagaagcaaatgaaagaggaaatatcaATGCAGGCTTTACTggaacagaattttgaattttcattctggggttgagaaaagtggaaaattatgatttttgttaaacatttttatacgAACGGCTCGTCATAGTCGGAGCTATATCAgtcattgataaaatatattaaaagcaattttattgTACTTGAAGAGACGATGTTTAACAGAATGCAAAAGTCTTTTGATGCTGGAATTTATCCGGTGTGGCCAACGAGCCAGGCGCGGTGAGAAGACACACGAGCAAAGTTATCAGGGAAGCCCTGAGCGCATGGGATACCCCAGGAAACAACACCAATGGCAGTGTTGCCGACAAAGAGGGCAGATCCGGAGTCACCGTTGCACATGCCCTGGCCAGCTTGGGTGAAGGTACAGATGGTGTTGTCGTGGACAAAGTTAGCATTGCCAGCGCTGTGGCGACTGCGGCAGTCAGCATTGGTGAGGGTGAACACATTGAGCCACTGAAGGTGGTTGGCAAGGGGCAAGTTAGCTCCAATACGTCCCCATCCGGCAGCAGTAGCCTGAACGCCACCACCAACAAAGTCAGCTCCCATTTGAAGAGCATTGACGGTACCGGAGAAGGTCATTGTGTCGCGTGTCTGGAGGCAGGAGATGTCATTCTGCAGGCTGCTACCAACATAGTTGGGATGATTTACAACAGCGCTTGTGAAGACATTGGTTCCACCGCTGTTGAGAAGGAGACCTCCAACAACAATCCACGTATTAGCAGGTGTGCGATTGATTGTGCAGTGAGCAGCTGAAACAACCCAGCGGGTGTTGACGATGAATCCACCGCAGAAGTGGGAGTTAGCAGTAGATCTCAGAGAAGCCATATGAGGGAACTGTCCTGCAGCAGCATTCTGTCCACCAACAATGAAACCCTCCCAATTGGCAGCCCAATCATCATCTGGAGCTTCCAGAgctgtttaaaagaaaaaaaaacgttagcaaatttttaaatcttaaaaaacaTTCAGTTTTATATGTAAAGACTACTTACTCCTGGAGAAAACTCCAACACTGCACAACAGTACAACAAGGCAGACCTGACGAATCATCTTCTAGCTTCAAAATCAAACTGACTAACCGTCTCGGAAAAACTTTCTCCTTTTATATGAAACCATGTTTGggttttgaaattaaaaaaaattatctaatcATTTAACCTTTTAGCTCCCATTGAAAACTGATAGAGACGAAAGtatattttcagttttttggggttttccaCCTTTATTCTCAGTTGCGAAACTCATTCGACATCAACTTTCGGCAGAGATGGTTGTAAATCATATAAATGAATGGCTGGGGTTTTTCAGCTCTACTATTTTCGCATTTGGTTTCCTTACaaatgattttaatcaaaGACCTGGCGTGAGAATGAACGTACTTTTTGAATTGATTGTGATAGTACCTAAGCCTATGATATGGTTGCTACTGATACAGAAGCTTCGAAGTTTACTTTACCAGTTAGATCTGGAACTCTTAGTAAAAGATTGCAGGAGCTTTTTCGAAAAGCTTTTTGGTCATAAACTCTTCAAATATTCGCgctaaaaagaactttatccAGCAagtttgtaaagtttttttttgtcttctaaattcatgttttgaatttataaaatttggtaaagtatgatttaatttagaaCTCTTAACTAAATTATTCCTCAGGTAATTAGTTGGTaaaccacaatcgtggcataccaagtattatcattttcaattacTACTCGTTACTATTAAAAACAGAACAacctttgtgttttttttagctgtgattctttcttgaaagaagcacagcttctgtgtacactctaaaatgcaaagtcgtcagatcgggctcaaacttgggatgagcacgaattagggtccccacattccaaaaaacgtatgcgccaaaaatgtgtccggccggccggccggccggctggccggccggccggaatataacgctaaattgtgAGAGAATGGTAATAGATAgaaacttgcggtcaacggcaaagttcatatatcgggtggaagacatccgattatgacgtcagatccgaccccccacccccccgtccgccattttgaataacccccaaattttgttttcgctatatctcagtcactattatagctagaggtctgaaattttgatatgttgtaggggccatcaagacctttccaacgatacctcattttcgaaaatcggccaagccgtttagccaatatggccgccacaatttttcatcgaaaatcggccataactcgagaacggcttgaccgattttgatcaactcgggctcaaatgaaagatattaatgagccctacaactgctcggaacattgcaagttcaaaaaatgaccgcaagtggcgctaaaatcgaaaacaaaattttcgatgagttttcgatgaatatctcgagcaccgctttatagaattgcttcaaatttttatatgttatagctggctataatatcttttatcatgccaaaaatgaagaaaatctatgtagccgtttcggagatatcgcgtttcaaagttaacatgtcatatcttgagttgtaTAAAACCagtataaatatatatgtataaacatatatatacatatataaaagtaaagtaaaatatatataaatgcatagatatatacattatatatacatataaaaatgcaaagataaatattaaatatagcatggatggaacagtataaagcgaaagaacggtaagtaaaacttacgggctgtgattctttctttgtcagtgaaatgtgaagatggctgaaaattgaagatgggcaaattttgaggagagaattactcgtgagccgaatcacagccaacgcccgccacgattaaggatttctttaaaatttctgcgcgttggctgtgattcggctcgcgagtaattctctcctcaaaatttgcccatcttcaattttcagccatcttcacatttcactgacaaagaaagaatcacagcccgtaagttttacttaccgttctttcgctttatactgttccatccatgctatatttttcattacttcctctttattattttgtaaaattttgcatttattttctgtttttgtaaattatgtttttttttccttattaactttttttaattttttttattttgaactaaaaatattaatctttgaacataatataaattgacagaatttattgaaaggtaatttaatcattgaatattacttaaaaatatgtagaattatattgtttaaaaaaaaatttatgaaaaactaaaaaaaaactttctttttcctAATACGTTAAGaaatattgttgaaaaaaaaatacatttcttaaattacaaataaagtgttacgttgaaaaaaaataacccgGCTGGACTATTAGTTTTTACTAATAATGCTATTACATGGGCTCTCCGAGTGTACTGCTACGTAAGGACCCTTCAAGTACTTAAAAATAACaacactaaaataaatttttacaatttatttttaaaagtttttattttttgaagaaatagtcttcttttctcttcctcttatcattttttaaaaattctcaaaataatttaaaaaaattttaattatgaaaagaattatttatttttctttttttttcagtttattttacACTTTTTAGACATccaggaatttttttaagactcTTAAGCCTTTTTATTATACAGACTCGTGCCAAAAAAAGTGTTTcactttttaaaagaaacaatcCAATTTTAAATGCTCAACAGCAAATGGCGTTGCAAATTCATTCCATTGGGACTGGAAGTTTTAATGCATCTCAAAATTGAGCCAGAATCCAATTTCTGTGCGACGAGACACGATCAAAGACATCAGGAAAGCCTCGAGCACATGCAACGCCCCAGGAGACGATGCCAATGCAGGAATTTCCAACAGCAAGTGGGCCACCTGaggaaagattaattttaagttttttttgtttttaattattttttgctcttgaaatgaatttatttttcttcgatGCTCACCTGAATCCCCCATGCAGGTTCCACGGCCATTGACGCCATGCGTGCAAATTTTGTGGCTAAAGATGCGTCCCCCATTAGATCCATGAGCACTGGCGCAATTGGGATTGCTTATAGTTTGAACCTGGAGGAATTGTAGGGTATTGGCTGCACTTCCGGGGTGCGATGTCTGCCCCCATCCGGTAACCACGGCATTCACGCCACCGCCGAGATGTGTGGAACTGAGACCAATGGGACGAATTGTGCTGGTCTGACTCATTGTACTCGAAGACAGCAACACAGACACATCAAAGGCCAATGTGTTGGCATTGAATTGCCCATGATTGACGATGCGGGAGGTCCCAAAACGCGTACCACCCGTAACGCGAGAATGCGCCCCTGCAATGATGAAGGTATTTCCAGTTGTACGGCCACGTGTGCAATGGGCTGCAGACACAACCCAGCGGGTGTTGACTAAGAAACCACCACAAAAGTGGGCGTTATTGGCATTTCTCAGGGAAATTTGGTACGGGAATTGTCCCGGAGAAGCTGTTGACCCGCCAACAATTCTTCCTTCCCATTCCTCAAAAATCAATGGTGCGGGAATTTCTggaagaaatgagaaattttgaggaagattttattaaaaaaaaaaaaattaaaggagtttagtcaatTTATggttaaatattcttattatACAAATATTACGaaatgtgatgaaaaaatatgagTTTAAATTTGGCGCGCATTCGAGGAGAGATATTAGGGAAGATGGTGAATACGAATGGTGAAGAAgggaaatgtggggaaaagaGACATTTATGGCGGTAAAAACGAAAGGTGGAATAAGGAAGGCAACAAGAATGAAGGTAAAAAGATTTTGTTCCGGAAAAagtgttaatttattaattaatgttttttcgtAAACACTAacaagtttttaaaaataagacgAAAAAATATAGAAGGGATTTATAAAACGCAAAAAGTGTTGAAGAAAGTTCTCACAATTTTCCGAATTATTCCTTTAGATcctttacaatattttctatgtctaaataataattttaaatctgtATTAGAAAGCTTTTTTATACTTACTAGCACCAAATGTGGCACCCACAAGAacaagaagaaggaaaacttTCATCTTTGCTTCACACACTTGACTAACTCACTTAGAGCTTCGCAAATTGATGGCATTCTGCCGTCGAGCCTCCATCTTATATACCAACGCAGCTCCAATCGATGGATTTGCAAATCGAATTTAATCTCTACGCGCCAtaataaatttgcaatgaaaaaaaaataatctcatctaatcgtgaaaattgtaaattttcaaaacaaatccATTCTAGATAAGGAGTTGGGGTTTTTTTGCAGTCAGACATTTCTAGAGACCCCATGTGAAGCCATTTACGACATGAGATAAAAGTTGGCGGGAAAAACCATCGTAGCTTTTTCCTTTTCCAAAAATAGCTAAAAGACTGATTAATCACCGCGCGGGAGCAATAAATACACACCTGATTGCTCTATCGGGGGATACACGGAGATTACACGGCGCCAAGATAACCCCCCAGAGTGGGTGTGTGGGGAATTGAAACTCCTTCCGGGGGAgtagtaaaattttaaagcatttCCGGATAAGCTCTTGCGGGGATTATGGAAAGCTTTAATGTTGGGgaattgatttgatttaaaGGGATTTATTTACGCACAAAAGCTCCGCATAAATGACTTAAAAAGATACAGAAGAACATTATCATGATAATTTCTATTACAATAagagtttattaaaaatattagggGAGAACGgggcaaaaaagtcacattaagggtttggaaaaagctcaaaatgtaatattttcccACTATTTAGCTGGGTAATATGatagaaaacataaaacataaatgcATTCATAatactttattcattttatttatttatgtgttttttttgttgaacaaatattatttaattacactttaaactttattaaacGCCTGatacatatatagtaaaaGCTTTTGATACTTATACATAATTATACATTAAAGAAGCGCAAACTTCCATTGGAgagacttattttttttaaaaatctcctaataatatttgagctttttccctAAATTGCCCTTTACTACATATaagacaaagaaaatttagtagGCGCCAATGTAGGTTATATAGCATtgcaaaaagctcccaaattCGATAGAGTGTGGGAGTGGATGCTCCCATGTGGAGTTTGGAATGCAATTTCAGTTCTGCCCATATTGGGTATCCATCTCACAGCATGAAGTACCTCCTCCAGCCCATCTCTTATACCCCACACTGCAAGTGACACTCGTGCAAATGTGTTTTAATTTGTGTGACTGACTAGTGTCCGTTTGGCATGTAACCACCCCCACCAGAGCGCCTCACCATGAGAGCTATGCAAATTCCAGAAACGAAACTCGAGGAATTGGCATGGAAATGGCCAAAAGTGGGCTTAGAAATTTGTCGAGTCCTCAATGTTGGTGGGAAGGTGGGAAAGTTGGAtccatttgaaaagttttcgaTTCACATCCTACTGTAATATGTCCCATTCACACTTTTGGTCACTTTGATGGATGAATTGCAGGGAGGAGGGTCTCAAATTAGGCATTTTACGACGCGTAAGAAAGGCTTCTAAAAAAATCGACTCATTTAGTCTGCTGAAGAGAATTTATGAGCAAGAAAAGGAAGTTATGTAagtaaaaggaattttttttatggacgTTATGTTTTAGTTTGAGTCAAATAATCCTTATTttaacgataaaaaaaataaaaatatttggctGGATCGGCAGAAAACCGGAAGTATTGGTGGAAAAGCGGAATTGGCAAAAAATTGTCGAAATCGGTAAAAAATCGTCAGgaagatttttccttcctgttcattttaatttattcttttaacaaaatttaataaaaattcaatttaatgacAAAACATCCCCTcatctttaaataatttataatttaagagaattaacGAAATTTTTCTACCCTTTGTGTGAAGTAATTTATTGGCAATGCCTGAAGAGACAATcgtgtgagcttttttttgtgggagGGCTTTGTGTGGGTGGGAAAGTTGAGAGTTTTCGCACTGGTGCGCTATTTCAAATGAATAGCGGGGGACACTCGTGAGTGATAATAGTCCAACAATGGGGTAGTTGTTGCACAATGTAACACACAATAGGACATTGGGTGCCGAAAGCTCAGGCAAGAAGACGACGTGGTGGCGTTTGCGAAGCGGGGCTGGATAAAAAAGGTATAACAATAATCCAATGGAGGTGGGATGGGGCGCGGAATTTAAAAGCTCAACTTATGTGTAACAATACAAGGGGTGAGTTTAACACCAGTTGAAAtgaaacttttccattttgtgGTACTTTACACAATGAATTCCTCTCTACTTTTCCCCCATACAACTCATCTTCAACTTGTGCCTCACACCCCCATCCTACCCGCCTCAGGGTAGCCTATTCTACTCGTTCGTCTTACATTCGTAGTGAAGCTATATACCTACCCTCAGCCTCACATTCATTTATGTAATATAgcaaataaagagagaaacaCTTGGAATTCTTCTTGCACCTTCATCGCGCAAGAAGTATTGTGTTGTATGGGgatgaaataattgaaagaaagttGCAAGAGGTGTATACTTTGCTGTCATTACTTTCTCCTATGTTATTCAGCAACATAAATGGCTAATAACTCCAATGGTGACAATTTCACCAATTCACTCCATTTCGACTTTTTATTGCTGTGCAGTGCATGCCATTCTGATTCAACTTAAggaaattattgtaaaaaaaatcaaaataatgtttttacGTTGACTCACAtcattataaatatttctaattttatttgagggagttttttttattctacttTTGAGGGGTTTTaagtaagaattttaattgatatttacTTAGCACATTTCGGGCTTGCGAACTCCTCAGTAAACTTccacaaaaagtttttttttattattttatttcgatACACGGTGTAATAAATTACCCAGCTGGCCATGgtgttgtgaatttttaaaatttttctgtagatttttttttgaaatttgatcgatttccaaaaaattatcaattttgaaAAGGTGATAAATGTATCTTTTCAAAACCGGTGGATTTTTCAAAATCGCTAGATCACAGCCTGAGATATAACCCTTTGAAATTTGCCCTAAAAAACACACCAATTTGGCTTGCCCGTAAACTTATGACGGGTAGTGTAgatatttttaggaaaatatttttaaataaattcaattaaggggggtctcttgggaaatctgttagaatttacacatttttaatgttgtcattttcttggagtttttcttaaacttgaaTATCCGAttatggttacatttgtagcctagttattgaagtgtaagaaaatcacttttcgccattttaggtgcgacgccatcttgtggttttccgacttttccgcagaactgccctaaaacacaaaggtaggtttttctcaggatctactagacagattttgatggggtaaaaagcaaatgaaagaggaaataccaatgcagattttgatgtagcggaattttgaatttccgttctggggctgagaaaagtgaaaaaacgtcaaaaatttctgaaaaaagtcacatttttccacttttctcagccccagagtggaaattcaaaattctggtacatcaaaatctgcattggtatttcctctttcatttgctttttaccccatcaaaatccatccagtagatcctgagaaaaacctacctttgtgttttgaggaaaatctcaagatggcgtcgcatctaagatggcggaaagtgattttcttactctttaatgataagtctttaaatgtcaccaacacttgaaaaccaagtttaagaaaaacctcaagaaaaattaaaatatttaatttcaccagctctcaaaagagaccccccttaattttaaaagtctctaaaattattaatgggAGTTATTGACTAACTAATGTACTTGCAAacatttttcagtttttcttaCTCAACTAAATAGCTTTTTAATTTGCTAAATAAGGAGAGACCTAcgtaagtaaaaaaaactcattaaacaaattatttaattttttaaaatataattttttaataattttaagacgTAACAAGAGCTCCAGCTAAATATGGTCTAGCTGGGTAAACTTTTCCTACACAATTTATTACATGTGAtgtaaaaaatgtaattttagaGTATTGTACCGATTTCCGACGTATGAACAGCTCAATCCCTCAATGAACAGCTTTGTCATATAATATCAACGATGGGACTATTTTTCATCCCCAAACGGGtgacaatgtttttttttcaccatccacaaaaaatataaattaaaaaccacatagtttataaagtttttaatcCATCATCCCCTGCAAATATTGTTACAAGTGGACACACAGAGATGTTTCTTTGTTGGAAGCAAAGTGAATTTCATGTggtgtattatgtatattgcGAGACTTGGGCGTGGGACCGCAATTTAAATTGCTAAGCAAATAGGGGATGAAGCTTTGATGTGCAAATTTTTGGTGTTGCCAACATCCGACGAATTAAATGGCACTCTATATTTTGCAGAGATGCCTCGTCCTCTGACGTCCGAAAGGAGGGTGTGCTTTTGGTCAAACCCCTTTTTCCTGAAAAGTGCTGAAAGTGTTCATCGGTCTGTGCCTCTCTACTTTTTGCTAAtggatgaaatatttcaataacaCAGAGACCTATATATATGGGATGTTTCCGACACGTATAGAAGGgtggttatttttttctagtaATAAGAGGTGTGTGTGTAAATCCCCCTCGCTTTTCCTTTGCACTTCATTCTCCACACCAtcatgaaaactttttcccCCCCATCTCCGTTTGATCTTCATTGATATGCAACATTCGCAATCGTGGGGAGCTTAAAAGCTTCAcagttttcataaattttccaccactaaCTTTCGtgtaaaatcataaatattcacACAAACGGCACCCCCACCAATTTATTCACTCTCAACATAACACACTGAAGCCCAATACAGGGATTTCCCTCTTCACCCCTTGTCCCCCAATAATCCACAACCTCTGACGAGAGGCAAAAAGCagatagaaaatataatatttttcacccattgaaatatttcccaaTATTGACGCTCCGCCACTCAAATTCCCAACAAAATGAATACAACACACACAATAAACAtcagtaatttttttgttggactTTTCCACATTCTTCGAgggaagtttttaattaaattaccaaagtgtgtgggggtggtgttatttaaataaatattatgcaCACTAAATCCCCTGTCAATGAGAAGAGGATTTGGGGGAGTACACTCAAAGCTCTCGGCacagagctttttctttttgacattttccctAATTCTTTAGGATTGTCGTTGTTTTTGCACATGGCACATTTTCCACAAgctttttcgttttttttttatcatccaATCTCGTTCTTCTTTCGGTGCGCTGTCGCCATGAGAAAATCAActtttgtggattttctttccTCAAGGAAAAGGGTGAAGAGGCAAAGTGCGACGAAGAAAAACATACCCAAGAAAGCTTCACTACATCAAGGCAGAGATGAGTTTCTCAAAAATTGTGTACAGTGCCTTATATTTTAGAGCTTGAAAAGTTCCTCTAtaggtgaaaatttgtgatatattttaatgaaaaggaGTCTATTTATTTTGAGGCTTCAATTTTGacttgtttcatttttttatttagtgcATGAAGTATATGCATCACAGGAGCGTAATCAGACATCTAtttaaggaaactttttgctttctttttctCTACTTTTGCAGACATTAAAAATGGGTTAAACGGTGTTCTGACATTACTTTGtaaacatttgacatttctcgaTGTTAATTTTAAACGTTAGACGATTCTTTTTAAACGTTTAACAATTCTTATCAAGCATTTAACGTTTGTTTTAACTTGAAGCTTCTTTTCCAAACATCATgaattaaaagctttatttttctttttttaacgtttaatgtttcttttaaatatttgtcgttttttcttgaattttttctaacgtttgaaaattaaattttcaatttttagcataaaaatattttcttttaacttctAAATAAAAGCATAAACTTCCCGAATTTATATGGGATGTGCTTTAACATCAGAACATCCGCAATCAAATATTTCTAACATTGTTTATGTACGAAAAGGCAcaaaagtgaatagactcctttagaaattgttaaacaaaatttatattaaattattaaaataattaaaattgatttattaagcaaatatgttttaaaaaaatagataaaaagtAATTGATTACGCGACTTTTCCGCGCGTAATTTGAATTCTCTCGATTCTCTCTGGAACAATTGTTGCGTGGCGCGTACACGCCAAACCACAACTTGTACCACCCTTGTGGTTTCTACTTTATTTTTGAGTGAGTTCATCACTCAAATATTGCAACGTTCCAATTCAAATATACAATGTTTTTTCTGCAACACCGCCAGAGTTCTAGAGTGGGTGGTGCTGAGCCATAAAAGAGCCCCTCAGTCACTTGTTAGTCATCGTGGtgggttatttttttgtgtgtgtaccACGTTGGGTCCATGACACGATGTCAAATCAAAATGTGATGCTGGAATATTTTGAGGCACGTCCTCAACTTGCGCGGCTGATGCTCTTTTTTCTGGCAGTATCCGCTTGGTATCTGTGTTAGGGAGGAAATAAATGTTTCCCGTACGTGATTTTTCCTATTCGCGCATTTGTGCACATAAACCCCCCGATCCTGCTCCCCCACACACAAATTCggtaatttattcaattttgaatCGCACGAATGCAATCCACAGGATACCCAGTTGGTGTTGAGATTTTTAGTagttgtatgatttttttagagctttttttctgtatattaGTTTGTAAAATTAGGTATTccttttgtgtgatttttttgctactacgtacatttttttttgatgaattttgctTGTTTTTAGGGTTCTTTATGTAATTACGAGaatgtagaaaattcttttaaaaaaattcaaaagaacaCTAATTAACAAGAGAAAGTGATTTATTGAGGTAtctttgatatattttttaacgaagaaattagtttgagaaaattaaagaaaagaaagctttGAAGCTCTATTT from Lutzomyia longipalpis isolate SR_M1_2022 chromosome 4, ASM2433408v1 encodes:
- the LOC129795921 gene encoding chymotrypsin-2-like, with amino-acid sequence MIRQVCLVVLLCSVGVFSRTLEAPDDDWAANWEGFIVGGQNAAAGQFPHMASLRSTANSHFCGGFIVNTRWVVSAAHCTINRTPANTWIVVGGLLLNSGGTNVFTSAVVNHPNYVGSSLQNDISCLQTRDTMTFSGTVNALQMGADFVGGGVQATAAGWGRIGANLPLANHLQWLNVFTLTNADCRSRHSAGNANFVHDNTICTFTQAGQGMCNGDSGSALFVGNTAIGVVSWGIPCAQGFPDNFARVSSHRAWLVGHTG
- the LOC129794484 gene encoding trypsin alpha-3-like; translation: MPSICEALKIPAPLIFEEWEGRIVGGSTASPGQFPYQISLRNANNAHFCGGFLVNTRWVVSAAHCTRGRTTGNTFIIAGAHSRVTGGTRFGTSRIVNHGQFNANTLAFDVSVLLSSSTMSQTSTIRPIGLSSTHLGGGVNAVVTGWGQTSHPGSAANTLQFLQVQTISNPNCASAHGSNGGRIFSHKICTHGVNGRGTCMGDSGGPLAVGNSCIGIVSWGVACARGFPDVFDRVSSHRNWILAQF